Proteins encoded in a region of the Tripterygium wilfordii isolate XIE 37 chromosome 21, ASM1340144v1, whole genome shotgun sequence genome:
- the LOC119989056 gene encoding cysteine-rich receptor-like protein kinase 10 isoform X2 produces MKQRTERDSSSVSMNFELLCLLGFLLTLTSEAAPTFYNHYCGSGSGSGSGRSPNFTSNPTYQSNSTYQTNLNSLLASLISNATNINGFYNTTTGQSPPDVVYGLFLCRGDVNTSTCQECVAAAAEDIVHRCPLEKEAYIWYDMCLLRYSNRSFFSRVEIVPGTGIPDRMNVTEPGRFNQLLAATLNELASRAASDYSGKKFATEEKEFTSNQTLYTLVQCTPDLSEAGCSVCLQSAIGSLPQCCSGVQGGTVFVPTCFLRFEMYPFYGINTTDRERSPPATNSKGKRKVSSQLIIAITTPAVVSLLLLVFGIHFLRRRKAKEKKSAAEEENEMITDIQSLQFDFSIIEAATNNFSADNKIGRGGFGDVYKGKLYNGLEIAVKRLSRSSGQGAEEFKNEVVLIAKLQHRNLVRMLGFCVQGEEKILIYEYLPNKSLDNILFDPEEQGQLYWSRRFKIILGIGRGILYLHEDSRLRIIHRDLKTSNILLDKDMNAKISDFGLARIFGADKTHEITRRIAGTLGYMSPEYALRGRFSVKSDVFSFGVLILEIISGKKNSSFYELHSGESLMSYAWRHWSEGTPLEILDPTLGNSYSKPEVTRCICIALSCVQDDPADRPTMALVVLTLSSLQITIPSPRRPSYFLGSSTDLRREVSDQSARNSMPSSVNEVSVTESLHPR; encoded by the exons ATGAAACAGAGAACAGAAAGAGATTCATCAAGTGTGTCAATGAACTTTGAACTTCTCTGTCTGCTTGGCTTCCTTCTTACCCTCACCAGCGAAGCAGCACCCACTTTCTATAACCACTACTGCGGAAGCGGAAGCGGAAGCGGAAGCGGAAGATCACCAAATTTCACGTCCAATCCCACTTACCAATCCAATAGCACTTACCAAACCAATCTCAATTCTCTCCTCGCTTCTCTGATCTCCAACGCCACTAACATCAATGGATTCTACAACACAACTACTGGTCAATCCCCTCCTGATGTGGTGTATGGCCTCTTTCTCTGTCGCGGAGATGTCAACACAAGTACTTGCCAGGAATGTGTCGCTGCCGCTGCCGAAGACATAGTTCACCGATGCCCTTTAGAGAAAGAGGCCTACATTTGGTACGATATGTGCTTGCTGCGTTACTCGAACCGTTCCTTCTTTTCTAGAGTGGAAATAGTACCTGGGACCGGTATACCTGATCGAATGAATGTTACAGAGCCAGGCCGGTTCAATCAGTTGTTGGCTGCAACGCTTAATGAGTTAGCGAGTAGAGCTGCGAGTGATTATTCGGGTAAAAAGTTCGCTACGGAAGAGAAAGAGTTTACAAGTAATCAGACGCTCTACACGCTGGTGCAGTGCACACCGGATTTATCTGAGGCTGGTTGTAGCGTATGTCTTCAAAGCGCGATTGGTTCCCTTCCACAGTGCTGTTCTGGCGTACAGGGTGGAACAGTATTTGTTCCGACTTGTTTTCTTAGGTTTGAAATGTACCCATTTTACGGGATCAACACCACAGATCGAGAGCGTTCACCTCCAGCAACAAATTCTAAAG GGAAAAGGAAGGTCTCATCACAATTGATTATTGCCATTACTACTCCAGCTGTTGTTTCTTTGCTGTTATTGGTCTTCGGAATACATTTCCTAAGAAGACGAAAagcgaaggaaaaaaaaagtgctgCAGAAGAAGAAAACG AAATGATCACAGACATACAGTCTTTGCAATTTGATTTCAGCATAATTGAAGCTGCTACAAACAACTTTTCTGCTGATAACAAGATAGGAAGAGGTGGATTCGGGGATGTTTACAAG GGTAAGCTATATAATGGACTAGAAATAGCTGTGAAGAGGCTATCTAGAAGCTCAGGGCAAGGTGCAGAAGAATTTAAGAATGAAGTTGTATTGATTGCCAAGCTTCAACACAGAAATCTTGTAAGGATGTTGGGATTCTGCGtgcaaggagaagaaaagataCTGATATACGAATATTTGCCCAACAAAAGTCTTGACAACATTCTATTTG ATCCTGAAGAACAAGGGCAGTTGTATTGGTCGAGACGTTTCAAAATCATACTTGGAATTGGAAGAGGAATTCTTTATCTTCATGAGGATTCTCGGCTACGAATTATACATCGTGATCTCAAAACAAGCAATATATTGTTAGACAAAGATATGAATGCAAAAATATCTGATTTTGGATTGGCAAGGATTTTTGGTGCGGATAAAACTCACGAAATTACAAGAAGGATTGCGGGGACATT AGGGTATATGTCTCCGGAGTATGCACTTCGTGGGCGGTTCTCTGTGAAGTCGGATGTGTTCAGTTTTGGGGTCTTGATTCTGGAAATCATTAGTGGCAAGAAAAACAGTAGTTTCTATGAATTGCACAGTGGTGAAAGCCTCATGAGTTAT GCTTGGAGACACTGGAGCGAGGGGACACCCTTAGAAATTTTGGATCCAACATTGGGAAATTCCTATTCGAAACCTGAAGTCACTAGATGCATATGTATTGCCTTATCATGTGTTCAGGACGATCCAGCTGACAGACCAACAATGGCATTAGTAGTTCTCACGCTTAGCAGTTTACAAATCACCATACCGTCACCCCGGAGACCTTCATATTTCCTTGGTAGCAGCACAGACCTAAGGAGGGAGGTGTCTGATCAATCTGCAAGAAATTCAATGCCATCTTCAGTTAATGAAGTATCAGTTACCGAATCATTGCATCCACGCTAG
- the LOC119989056 gene encoding cysteine-rich receptor-like protein kinase 25 isoform X1 → MKQRTERDSSSVSMNFELLCLLGFLLTLTSEAAPTFYNHYCGSGSGSGSGRSPNFTSNPTYQSNSTYQTNLNSLLASLISNATNINGFYNTTTGQSPPDVVYGLFLCRGDVNTSTCQECVAAAAEDIVHRCPLEKEAYIWYDMCLLRYSNRSFFSRVEIVPGTGIPDRMNVTEPGRFNQLLAATLNELASRAASDYSGKKFATEEKEFTSNQTLYTLVQCTPDLSEAGCSVCLQSAIGSLPQCCSGVQGGTVFVPTCFLRFEMYPFYGINTTDRERSPPATNSKGKRKVSSQLIIAITTPAVVSLLLLVFGIHFLRRRKAKEKKSAAEEENVAEMITDIQSLQFDFSIIEAATNNFSADNKIGRGGFGDVYKGKLYNGLEIAVKRLSRSSGQGAEEFKNEVVLIAKLQHRNLVRMLGFCVQGEEKILIYEYLPNKSLDNILFDPEEQGQLYWSRRFKIILGIGRGILYLHEDSRLRIIHRDLKTSNILLDKDMNAKISDFGLARIFGADKTHEITRRIAGTLGYMSPEYALRGRFSVKSDVFSFGVLILEIISGKKNSSFYELHSGESLMSYAWRHWSEGTPLEILDPTLGNSYSKPEVTRCICIALSCVQDDPADRPTMALVVLTLSSLQITIPSPRRPSYFLGSSTDLRREVSDQSARNSMPSSVNEVSVTESLHPR, encoded by the exons ATGAAACAGAGAACAGAAAGAGATTCATCAAGTGTGTCAATGAACTTTGAACTTCTCTGTCTGCTTGGCTTCCTTCTTACCCTCACCAGCGAAGCAGCACCCACTTTCTATAACCACTACTGCGGAAGCGGAAGCGGAAGCGGAAGCGGAAGATCACCAAATTTCACGTCCAATCCCACTTACCAATCCAATAGCACTTACCAAACCAATCTCAATTCTCTCCTCGCTTCTCTGATCTCCAACGCCACTAACATCAATGGATTCTACAACACAACTACTGGTCAATCCCCTCCTGATGTGGTGTATGGCCTCTTTCTCTGTCGCGGAGATGTCAACACAAGTACTTGCCAGGAATGTGTCGCTGCCGCTGCCGAAGACATAGTTCACCGATGCCCTTTAGAGAAAGAGGCCTACATTTGGTACGATATGTGCTTGCTGCGTTACTCGAACCGTTCCTTCTTTTCTAGAGTGGAAATAGTACCTGGGACCGGTATACCTGATCGAATGAATGTTACAGAGCCAGGCCGGTTCAATCAGTTGTTGGCTGCAACGCTTAATGAGTTAGCGAGTAGAGCTGCGAGTGATTATTCGGGTAAAAAGTTCGCTACGGAAGAGAAAGAGTTTACAAGTAATCAGACGCTCTACACGCTGGTGCAGTGCACACCGGATTTATCTGAGGCTGGTTGTAGCGTATGTCTTCAAAGCGCGATTGGTTCCCTTCCACAGTGCTGTTCTGGCGTACAGGGTGGAACAGTATTTGTTCCGACTTGTTTTCTTAGGTTTGAAATGTACCCATTTTACGGGATCAACACCACAGATCGAGAGCGTTCACCTCCAGCAACAAATTCTAAAG GGAAAAGGAAGGTCTCATCACAATTGATTATTGCCATTACTACTCCAGCTGTTGTTTCTTTGCTGTTATTGGTCTTCGGAATACATTTCCTAAGAAGACGAAAagcgaaggaaaaaaaaagtgctgCAGAAGAAGAAAACG TTGCAGAAATGATCACAGACATACAGTCTTTGCAATTTGATTTCAGCATAATTGAAGCTGCTACAAACAACTTTTCTGCTGATAACAAGATAGGAAGAGGTGGATTCGGGGATGTTTACAAG GGTAAGCTATATAATGGACTAGAAATAGCTGTGAAGAGGCTATCTAGAAGCTCAGGGCAAGGTGCAGAAGAATTTAAGAATGAAGTTGTATTGATTGCCAAGCTTCAACACAGAAATCTTGTAAGGATGTTGGGATTCTGCGtgcaaggagaagaaaagataCTGATATACGAATATTTGCCCAACAAAAGTCTTGACAACATTCTATTTG ATCCTGAAGAACAAGGGCAGTTGTATTGGTCGAGACGTTTCAAAATCATACTTGGAATTGGAAGAGGAATTCTTTATCTTCATGAGGATTCTCGGCTACGAATTATACATCGTGATCTCAAAACAAGCAATATATTGTTAGACAAAGATATGAATGCAAAAATATCTGATTTTGGATTGGCAAGGATTTTTGGTGCGGATAAAACTCACGAAATTACAAGAAGGATTGCGGGGACATT AGGGTATATGTCTCCGGAGTATGCACTTCGTGGGCGGTTCTCTGTGAAGTCGGATGTGTTCAGTTTTGGGGTCTTGATTCTGGAAATCATTAGTGGCAAGAAAAACAGTAGTTTCTATGAATTGCACAGTGGTGAAAGCCTCATGAGTTAT GCTTGGAGACACTGGAGCGAGGGGACACCCTTAGAAATTTTGGATCCAACATTGGGAAATTCCTATTCGAAACCTGAAGTCACTAGATGCATATGTATTGCCTTATCATGTGTTCAGGACGATCCAGCTGACAGACCAACAATGGCATTAGTAGTTCTCACGCTTAGCAGTTTACAAATCACCATACCGTCACCCCGGAGACCTTCATATTTCCTTGGTAGCAGCACAGACCTAAGGAGGGAGGTGTCTGATCAATCTGCAAGAAATTCAATGCCATCTTCAGTTAATGAAGTATCAGTTACCGAATCATTGCATCCACGCTAG
- the LOC119987808 gene encoding putative cysteine-rich receptor-like protein kinase 35, with product MVFSRVAFLVFLSFLLFISFTNSQLAPLYHQCSKLQGNHTPSSTYNSNLKNLLSSLISNTDIDYGFYNFSLGQGSDKVYAVGLCRGDINPTSCRSCIRMSTDQLTELCPSQNEATIVYDNCTLRYSNRSIFRDTFSSEPYFSEYNSSKVPDVEQFSEAVRSLLFSIRDKAPLGSSLRKFATGKADFGNSRTIYALTQCTPDLAYYDCYNCLESAVTYYPNFIGNTAGRIYFPSCYARYDMIQFYETASDTPPAPATHLSPPPSSGSTTKGMILRIILPTVGFGMISCTFCCCLVSHKRNKKNKTANKEIATEESLQFELGTIEAATNKFSDDDKIGVGGFGNVYKGTLPNGQKIAVKRLSRSSGQGVQEFKNEVELVAKLQHRNLVRLLGFCLERDEKILIYEFVPNKSLDCLLFDPEKQGKLDWSRRYKIIEGTARGLLYLHQDSPLKIIHRDLKTSNILLDEAMEPKIADFGMARMIGFEQNQERTNRIVGTYGYMPPEYAIRGKFSVKSDVYSFGVVVLEIISGKKNSSFYQSDFGNNLLSFAWRHWRDGTSIELMDSTLGDSYSESEIIRCIQIALLCVQEDPAARPTMGKVVSMLISSSVRLPLPQQPAFYVGSRTGSNLQMLEVVLDNQSTAKSTPSVNEASVTEVLLRYLTRARTYCDNARVIANTSTYGRNLNLMLSFLASNASTNPGFYSTQTIGEDSDRVCVENSTQSIMAECASYTGGISWGPDYPSCIVRFSNRSIFGKPELSPFRSAQNTLDITSDQDEFDQVWNGLMDDITTRASMGSDTLKYATGERNVSNNETIYAWMQCTPDMSHSDCAYCLRDTVSYFLSCCHGKQGFYILTPSCMFRWDLYPFYKVVADGSSPPHILIKNIILIYFFANAGRRRNLSRIVVTGTVVSTAIFFTIFGILCIIVRNRRLKNKAERPKAWKDGEFFDSDSLQFEFESIKFVTNNFSNDNMLGQGGFGAVYKGRLRYGQDVAVKRLSAYSGQGDVEFKNEVMLAARLQHKNLVQVLGFCLHGKERILIYELMPNSSLDHFLFDSVRRLVLSWEIRCNIIVGTARGILYLHQDSRLRVIHRDLKASNILLDERMNPKISDFGLARLFDVDQTRDRTSRIVGTFGYMAPEYARNGHVSVKSDIFSYGVLVLEIISGQTNTCFSIGNEAEHLLTYAWNCWNNGTALDLIDPLISNGPRDEIMRCIHIALLCVQETVANRPTMASVSLMLSERAVSLTVPSKPAYYMDTTVRPVLTPSQRNKHSNSGQSTGGSPHSTEMEASIESIEPR from the exons ATGGTTTTCTCAAGAGTGGCTTTCCtggttttcctttctttcttacTCTTCATTTCCTTCACCAATTCCCAGTTGGCACCACTGTACCAccaatgttcaaaattgcagggtAATCACACACCCAGTAGTACATACAATTCAAACCTTAAAAACCTCCTCTCTTCTCTGATCTCCAATACTGATATAGACTATGGTTTTTATAACTTCTCACTCGGCCAAGGATCTGACAAAGTATATGCAGTTGGACTTTGTAGAGGGGATATTAATCCAACAAGTTGCCGCAGTTGCATTAGAATGTCTACTGACCAACTCACAGAGCTCTGCCCCAGTCAGAATGAAGCAACTATTGTTTATGACAATTGCACATTACGGTATTCAAACCGCTCAATATTTCGCGATACCTTTAGTAGTGAACCTTATTTTTCAGAGTATAACTCAAGCAAAGTCCCTGATGTGGAGCAATTCAGTGAAGCAGTTCGGAGTTTGCTGTTTAGCATACGAGATAAAGCTCCATTGGGTAGTTCTCTTCGCAAGTTTGCAACTGGAAAAGCTGATTTTGGGAACTCCAGAACAATATATGCACTCACACAATGCACTCCTGATCTAGCGTACTATGATTGCTATAACTGCTTAGAGAGTGCGGTCACTTATTACCCCAATTTTATAGGGAACACGGCAGGAAGAATATATTTCCCATCATGTTATGCTAGGTATGACATGATCCAGTTCTATGAAACAGCATCTGATACACCACCAGCACCAGCCACACATCTATCCCCTCCACCTTCGAGCGGTTCCACAACAAAAG GGATGATCCTTAGAATTATTCTCCCTACCGTAGGCTTCGGAATGATCTCCTGCACTTTCTGCTGCTGCCTAGTAAGCcataaaagaaacaagaaaaacaaaacagcaAACAAAGAAATTGCAACTGAGGAATCTCTACAGTTTGAATTGGGTACAATTGAAGCTGCAACAAACAAATTCTCAGATGACGACAAGATTGGAGTTGGAGGGTTTGGCAATGTGTACAAG GGTACTCTTCCTAATGGACAAAAAATAGCTGTGAAGAGGCTATCAAGAAGTTCTGGGCAAGGGGTACAAGAATTTAAGAACGAGGTTGAATTGGTAGCAAAGCTTCAACATCGAAATCTTGTAAGGCTTTTGGGATTCTGCCTGGAAAGAGATGAGAAGATACTCATATACGAATTTGTGCCCAATAAAAGCTTGGACTGCCTTCTATTTG ATCCTGAAAAACAAGGAAAGTTGGATTGGTCAAGACGTTACAAGATTATAGAAGGAACTGCGCGAGGACTACTATATCTCCATCAAGATTCACCATTAAAAATCATACATCGTGATCTTAAAACCAGCAATATTTTGTTAGATGAGGCCATGGAGCCTAAAATTGCAGACTTTGGCATGGCAAGGATGATAGGGTTCGAACAAAATCAAGAACGTACAAACAGAATCGTAGGCACATA tGGTTACATGCCTCCAGAGTATGCAATTCGCGGAAAGTTCTCAGTGAAGTCTGATGTGTATAGCTTTGGTGTAGTAGTACTAGAAATTATAAGCGGGAAAAAGAACAGTAGCTTCTACCAATCAGACTTCGGCAATAATCTTCTAAGTTTT GCATGGAGACACTGGAGGGACGGGACATCGATAGAATTGATGGATTCCACTCTAGGAGACTCTTATTCAGAAAGTGAAATCATAAGATGTATTCAAATTGCCTTACTGTGTGTTCAAGAAGATCCAGCAGCCAGACCAACAATGGGAAAAGTAGTTTCTATGCTCATCAGTTCCTCTGTTCGGCTACCATTGCCACAACAACCAGCATTTTATGTCGGCAGTAGGACAGGATCAAATCTGCAAATGTTAGAGGTGGTGTTAGATAATCAATCTACAGCCAAATCAACTCCATCTGTAAACGAAGCGTCTGTTACAGAGGTCCTTCTTCGATA TCTCACCAGAGCACGGACTTACTGTGACAATGCACGAGTCATCGCAAACACCAGCACCTACGGCAGAAATCTCAACCTTATGCTCTCCTTTCTAGCTTCCAATGCATCGACAAATCCCGGCTTCTACTCTACTCAAACAATTGGTGAAGACTCCGACAGAGT ATGTGTTGAAAACTCTACTCAGTCAATCATGGCAGAGTGTGCTAGTTATACAGGGGGAATTTCCTGGGGACCAGATTATCCTTCATGTATTGTTCGCTTCTCAAACAGATCCATCTTTGGAAAACCAGAGTTATCACCCTTTCGTTCTGCACAGAATACATTAGATATCACATcggatcaagatgaatttgaccAGGTATGGAATGGTTTGATGGACGACATCACTACAAGAGCTTCTATGGGATCTGACACGCTTAAGTACGCGACAGGGGAAAGAAATGTCTCAAACAATGAAACAATATATGCATGGATGCAGTGTACACCAGATATGTCACATAGCGATTGCGCTTATTGTCTGAGAGACACTGTTAGTTATTTCCTTAGTTGCTGCCATGGGAAACAAGGATTTTACATTCTTACTCCGAGCTGTATGTTTAGGTGGGATTTGTATCCCTTTTATAAAGTTGTTGCAGATGGTTCTTCACCACCT CATATTCTAATCAAGAACATaatcttgatttatttttttgctaATGCAGGCCGTCGGCGCAACTTATCTCGTATCGTTGTTACTGGCACTGTTGTTTCTACAGCAATCTTCTTCAcaatttttggtattttatgcATAATTGTCCGCAACAGGAGATTGAAGAACAAGGCAGAAAGACCAAAAGCTTGGAAAGATGGTGAATTTTTTGATAGTGACTCCTTGCAGTTTGAGTTTGAATCCATCAAATTTGTAACCAATAATTTCTCCAATGACAACATGCTCGGACAAGGCGGATTTGGTGCTGTTTACAAG GGCAGGCTTCGGTATGGACAAGATGTGGCAGTGAAGAGACTTTCAGCATATTCAGGACAAGGAGATGTAGAATTTAAGAATGAGGTTATGTTAGCAGCTCGGCTTCAACACAAAAATCTTGTCCAAGTTCTTGGTTTTTGCTTACATGGAAAGGAAAGAATTCTCATCTACGAGTTAATGCCTAACTCGAGCCTCGATCACTTCTTATTTG ATTCAGTAAGGCGTTTAGTTTTGAGTTGGGAAATACGTTGCAACATCATAGTGGGCACAGCAAGAGGAATTCTTTACCTTCATCAAGATTCACGACTTCGAGTAATTCACCGAGACCTGAAAGCCAGCAATATCTTGTTAGACGAACGGATGAATCCAAAAATATCAGATTTTGGGTTGGCAAGATTGTTTGACGTTGATCAAACACGAGACAGAACAAGCAGGATTGTTGGTACCTT TGGCTATATGGCTCCAGAGTATGCGAGGAATGGACATGTTTCAGTTAAATCAGACATTTTTAGCTATGGTGTGCTAGTTTTGGAAATTATCAGCGGCCAAACGAACACTTGTTTCAGCATTGGAAATGAGGCAGAGCACTTACTAACCTAT GCATGGAATTGTTGGAACAACGGCACGGCTTTGGATCTAATTGATCCCCTTATTAGTAATGGCCCGAGAGATGAAATCATGAGGTGCATCCATATCGCATTACTATGTGTTCAAGAAACTGTAGCTAACAGACCAACTATGGCATCAGTTTCTCTGATGCTCAGTGAACGCGCAGTCTCTCTCACTGTGCCTTCGAAACCAGCCTATTATATGGACACTACTGTGCGGCCTGTGTTAACACCATCACAAAGGAATAAACATAGCAACTCGGGACAATCCACAGGCGGATCCCCCCACTCCACGGAAATGGAGGCTTCAATAGAATCAATAGAACCTCGTTGA
- the LOC119989080 gene encoding putative cysteine-rich receptor-like protein kinase 30, translating to MDDITTRASMGSDTLKYATGERNVSNNETIYAWMQCTPDMSHSDCAYCLRDTVSYFLSCCHGKQGFYILTPSCMFRWDLYPFYKVVADGSSPPVLSPTNSTTGGIRLELLHS from the coding sequence ATGGACGACATCACTACAAGAGCTTCTATGGGATCTGACACGCTTAAGTACGCGACAGGGGAAAGAAATGTCTCAAACAATGAAACAATATATGCATGGATGCAGTGTACACCAGATATGTCACATAGCGATTGCGCTTATTGTCTGAGAGACACTGTTAGTTATTTCCTTAGTTGCTGCCATGGGAAACAAGGATTTTACATTCTTACTCCGAGCTGTATGTTTAGGTGGGATTTGTATCCCTTTTATAAAGTTGTTGCAGATGGTTCTTCACCACCTGTTCTGTCACCAACTAATTCAACTACTGGAGGTATACGTCTTGAATTATTGCACAGTTAG
- the LOC119989057 gene encoding putative receptor-like protein kinase At4g00960, with protein MRNHMKFIFLSHILFISINLATAIPITCYDTGNFTANSTYANNRYQILSSLAPNVSANGGFFTTSIGQEPNKIYALGLCRGDDKPESCFNCVNATSQELMTECPNQKEALYWGGHPICLVRYADRSFFGQLELAPNDIGCLNREISSNITEFDKIWEDLMERLTETASSGSSRIKYATDQVPVTVFQNIYAMMQCTPDLSKSDCRNCLRENVATFQNQCYGKQGGYVRGPNCLLRWDLFPFFNASASPPAPSVLPPSPSSNSHPATSKSIKVKDDDDGIGPPTITAIVIPTITFIALVALTCILLIRRRRKRSQEFENADEVERMKSFQYDFETIRNATDNFAAANMLGRGGFGAVYKGTLPDGQYVAVKRLSRHSSQGEVEFKNEVVLMTGLQHRNLVRLLGFCLEGSERLLIYELLPNSSLNHFIYDPTKRALLDWETRYKIIRGIARGLLYLHEDSRLRIIHRDLKAGNIMLDEEMNPKISDFGMARLFEMDQTQADTSRVVGTYGYMAPEYAMHGQFSVKSDVYSFGVLVLEIISGQKINNFCFGEESENLLTYAWKNWNGGTASNLVDPMLSVGSRSEMMRCIHIGLLCVQENVASRPTMASVVLMLSSSSVSFSAPLKPAFFDSTFVGSEASASTTRADQSKSESVKFTINEVSITELQPR; from the exons ATGCGAAATCACATgaaattcatttttctttctcacATTCTCTTCATAAGCATCAATCTTGCCACTGCCATTCCCATTACTTGTTACGACACAGGAAACTTTACCGCTAATAGTACCTATGCCAATAACCGGTACCAAATCCTCTCTTCTCTGGCTCCCAATGTCTCTGCAAATGGTGGTTTCTTCACCACCAGCATTGGCCAAGAACCCAACAAAATTTATGCTCTCGGGCTTTGCAGAGGTGACGATAAACCAGAGTCCTGTTTCAACTGTGTCAACGCCACCAGTCAAGAACTCATGACAGAATGTCCAAACCAGAAAGAAGCACTTTATTGGGGAGGTCATCCTATATGTCTTGTACGCTACGCGGACCGCTCCTTTTTCGGGCAACTGGAGCTCGCTCCTAATGATATTGGCTGCTTGAATCGTGAGATATCTTCAAATATAACGGAGTTTGATAAGATATGGGAAGATTTGATGGAAAGGTTGACTGAAACAGCTTCAAGTGGCTCTTCCAGGATTAAGTATGCAACCGATCAAGTCCCAGTGACTGTGTTTCAGAACATATATGCAATGATGCAGTGTACTCCAGATCTGTCTAAGAGTGATTGCAGGAATTGTCTGAGAGAAAATGTAGCAACATTTCAGAATCAGTGCTATGGGAAGCAAGGAGGTTATGTTCGGGGACCCAACTGTTTGTTACGGTGggatttgtttccttttttcaaTGCTTCTGCCTCTCCTCCAGCTCCATCAGTGCTTCCTCCATCTCCGTCCAGTAATTCTCATCCAGCAACGTCCAAATCAATAAAAGTAAAGG ATGATGATGACGGCATTGGACCTCCAACGATCACAGCTATTGTTATTCCTACAATTACGTTTATCGCTCTTGTGGCCCTCACTTGCATCCTTTTGATCCGAAGGAGAAGGAAGCGCTCTCAGGAGTTTGAaa ATGCGGATGAAGTTGAGAGAATGAAATCCTTCCAATATGACTTCGAGACTATAAGAAATGCAACTGATAACTTTGCTGCTGCAAATATGCTTGGACGTGGAGGATTTGGTGCTGTTTACAAG GGTACACTTCCAGATGGACAATATGTAGCGGTGAAGAGGCTGTCTAGACATTCGAGTCAAGGCGAAGTAGAATTCAAGAATGAAGTGGTGTTAATGACTGGGCTTCAACACAGGAATCTGGTCAGGCTTCTTGGTTTCTGCTTGGAAGGAAGTGAAAGGCTTCTTATATATGAGTTGTTGCCTAACTCAAGCCTCAATCACTTCATATATG ATCCAACAAAGCGTGCTTTACTGGATTGGGAAACGCGCTACAAAATTATCAGGGGCATTGCTCGAGGACTTCTTTACCTTCATGAAGATTCTCGACTACGAATTATTCATCGTGATCTCAAAGCAGGCAACATAATGTTGGACGAAGAAATGAATCCTAAGATTTCGGATTTTGGAATGGCAAGATTGTTTGAAATGGATCAAACTCAAGCCGATACAAGCAGAGTCGTGGGCACCTA TGGATATATGGCTCCCGAGTATGCGATGCACGGACAATTCTCTGTTAAATCTGATGTTTATAGCTTTGGCGTATTGGTTTTGGAGATCATCAGCGGTCAAAAGatcaataatttttgttttggggAAGAGTCTGAGAACCTCCTAACTTAT GCATGGAAAAACTGGAATGGAGGGACAGCATCAAATTTGGTAGATCCAATGCTGAGCGTTGGTTCGAGAAGTGAAATGATGAGGTGTATCCACATTGGACTACTCTGTGTTCAAGAAAATGTAGCCAGTAGACCAACCATGGCTTCAGTTGTTCTAATGCTTAGTAGCTCCTCCGTTTCCTTCTCAGCACCCTTGAAACCTGCATTTTTCGATAGCACGTTTGTGGGTTCTGAGGCAtcagcatcaacaacaagagcaGATCAATCCAAAAGTGAATCTGTTAAATTCACCATCAATGAGGTTTCAATCACTGAGCTACAACCTCGATAA